From the Lysobacter sp. FW306-1B-D06B genome, one window contains:
- the glp gene encoding gephyrin-like molybdotransferase Glp: protein MSDFPIQLLFDDAVAIIRDVAARHRLDNETLPLSRTHGRILAGDVDAPIALPPFDNSAMDGFALRHVDLMEGETALRLVDEQFAGRARDITVGEGECVRITTGAPMPAGADTVVIKENTRVEGDRVIVVTPPEVEANVRRAGEDVQAGERVLHAGVRLTPARVSLAASLGLSSLTVVRKPTVAVFSSGDELVEPGLSLAPGEIYDSNRELLMGLLRAEGLEPTAWPRLPDDPKQVEIALRDAGCAFDLIITCGAVSAGEKDHIPAVIAQFGQVHFWKVRMKPGMPVLFGSLDQARVLALPGNPVSVFATFLGFGRALIDALQGRTEPRQVERAQLVAPVEKSHARREFVRAQVTCDEHGVLRADPNPAVGSHRLRAVGESNALIVIPDGPQRLAAGAVVEVLRYA from the coding sequence ATGAGCGACTTCCCGATCCAGCTTCTCTTCGACGATGCCGTCGCGATCATTCGCGACGTCGCCGCCCGGCACCGCCTCGACAACGAAACGCTGCCGCTTTCGCGCACCCATGGCCGCATCCTGGCCGGCGACGTCGACGCGCCGATCGCCTTGCCGCCGTTCGACAACAGCGCGATGGACGGCTTCGCACTGCGGCACGTCGATCTGATGGAGGGCGAAACCGCACTGCGGCTGGTGGACGAGCAGTTCGCCGGACGTGCGCGGGACATCACGGTGGGCGAGGGCGAATGCGTGCGCATCACCACCGGCGCGCCGATGCCCGCAGGCGCCGATACGGTGGTCATCAAGGAGAACACGCGCGTCGAAGGCGATCGCGTCATCGTCGTCACGCCGCCGGAAGTGGAGGCGAACGTGCGCCGCGCAGGCGAGGACGTGCAGGCCGGCGAACGCGTGCTGCACGCCGGTGTGCGATTGACGCCGGCGCGCGTGTCGCTCGCCGCGTCGCTCGGACTGTCGTCGCTGACGGTGGTGCGCAAGCCGACGGTGGCGGTGTTCAGCAGTGGCGACGAACTGGTCGAGCCGGGTCTGTCGCTGGCACCTGGCGAAATCTACGACAGCAACCGCGAACTGCTGATGGGTCTTCTGCGCGCCGAAGGGTTGGAACCCACCGCGTGGCCACGCCTGCCGGACGACCCTAAGCAGGTTGAGATTGCGCTTCGCGACGCCGGCTGCGCGTTCGATCTGATCATCACGTGCGGCGCGGTCTCGGCCGGCGAGAAGGACCACATTCCGGCCGTCATCGCGCAGTTCGGCCAGGTGCATTTCTGGAAAGTGCGGATGAAGCCGGGCATGCCGGTGCTGTTCGGCAGCCTCGACCAGGCCCGCGTGCTGGCGCTGCCGGGCAATCCCGTGTCGGTGTTTGCGACCTTCCTCGGCTTCGGCCGTGCCTTGATCGACGCGTTGCAGGGCCGCACCGAGCCGCGTCAGGTCGAGCGTGCGCAGTTGGTCGCGCCGGTGGAGAAGTCGCATGCGCGGCGCGAGTTCGTGCGCGCGCAGGTGACGTGCGATGAGCATGGCGTCCTGCGCGCCGACCCGAACCCCGCCGTCGGTTCGCACCGCCTGCGCGCAGTGGGCGAGTCCAATGCGCTGATCGTGATCCCCGATGGACCACAGCGTTTGGCGGCCGGTGCCGTGGTCGAGGTCCTGCGGTACGCCTGA
- the pilW gene encoding type IV pilus biogenesis/stability protein PilW yields the protein MDVRGRPLNLTITTVMAVAVLAAGACSRTPYIKQDFKRQDFERTSPEVNVSGTERTKGAVAAARSLELAQMRLIAGDYAAAEKEALKALKLDPNSADAETVLAAAATRRGDQAEAGRHYLRATELAPGNGAVQNNYGVWLCRQGRAAESLAWFDKALTDTRYTTPSVALANSGSCAARAGQDARAGRDLRRAIALDPQNATALGALAELEFRQGNAFEARAFSERRLSAAPADRAALQLASQIEEKLGDTVAAARYVQRMRAEFPQTQGSGMGDDGKR from the coding sequence ATGGATGTCCGCGGCCGACCGCTGAACCTCACGATCACGACCGTCATGGCGGTCGCAGTGCTGGCGGCCGGTGCGTGCAGCCGCACGCCGTACATCAAGCAGGACTTCAAGCGGCAGGACTTCGAGCGGACCTCGCCGGAGGTCAACGTCAGCGGCACCGAGCGCACCAAGGGGGCCGTGGCCGCCGCGCGCTCGCTGGAGCTGGCGCAGATGCGACTGATCGCGGGCGACTACGCCGCTGCCGAGAAGGAAGCGCTCAAGGCGCTGAAGCTGGATCCGAATTCCGCCGACGCCGAGACCGTACTGGCTGCCGCTGCCACCCGCCGCGGGGACCAGGCCGAAGCCGGTCGCCACTACCTGCGCGCGACCGAGCTGGCCCCGGGCAACGGCGCCGTGCAGAACAACTACGGCGTATGGCTGTGCCGCCAGGGCCGGGCCGCCGAGTCGCTGGCCTGGTTCGACAAGGCCCTCACCGACACCCGCTACACCACACCGTCGGTGGCGCTGGCCAATTCAGGCAGTTGCGCAGCTCGCGCCGGCCAGGATGCCCGCGCCGGTCGCGACCTGCGCCGCGCCATCGCGCTCGACCCGCAGAACGCGACTGCGCTCGGGGCGCTCGCGGAGCTTGAGTTCCGTCAAGGAAACGCATTCGAAGCGCGTGCATTCTCCGAGCGCCGCTTGTCGGCTGCACCAGCCGATCGCGCTGCGTTGCAGCTTGCGTCACAGATCGAAGAGAAACTCGGCGACACGGTAGCCGCCGCAAGATACGTTCAGCGAATGAGGGCGGAGTTCCCGCAGACGCAGGGCTCCGGCATGGGGGATGACGGAAAGCGATGA
- a CDS encoding tetratricopeptide repeat protein, whose protein sequence is MAIDDLLDEHEQSERVLQWLRNNGAGLIGGIALGLAAIGGWKWWEHRGEQQRMDTATQYQSALDAIEAKDKGADAKVKALADGSSYHALASLELARSQVDAKQNDAALATLRGIHSNDPAIMQIVNLRIARLLIESKQADAALKLVADADTASGIEVRGDAHLALGQKEQARTAYTEAMAKLDVASPHRRLLELKLTEVGGTPAKPEAKS, encoded by the coding sequence ATGGCGATTGACGATCTTCTCGACGAACACGAACAAAGCGAACGCGTCCTGCAGTGGCTGCGCAACAACGGCGCCGGCCTGATTGGCGGTATCGCGCTGGGTCTGGCGGCGATCGGCGGCTGGAAGTGGTGGGAACACCGCGGCGAGCAGCAGCGCATGGACACGGCCACGCAGTACCAGTCCGCGCTGGATGCGATCGAAGCCAAGGACAAGGGCGCCGATGCCAAGGTCAAGGCATTGGCCGACGGCAGCAGCTACCACGCGCTGGCCTCGCTGGAACTGGCGCGCTCGCAGGTCGACGCGAAGCAGAACGACGCCGCCCTGGCCACGCTGCGCGGCATCCACAGCAACGACCCGGCGATCATGCAGATCGTCAACCTGCGCATCGCACGCTTGCTGATCGAGAGCAAGCAGGCCGACGCAGCACTGAAGCTGGTCGCCGACGCGGATACCGCGTCCGGCATCGAAGTTCGCGGCGACGCCCATCTGGCGCTCGGCCAGAAGGAACAGGCGCGCACGGCGTACACCGAGGCGATGGCCAAGCTCGACGTGGCTTCGCCGCACCGCCGCCTGCTCGAACTCAAGCTCACCGAAGTCGGCGGCACGCCCGCCAAGCCCGAGGCCAAGTCCTGA
- a CDS encoding NTP transferase domain-containing protein, whose protein sequence is MPPIPVSDITLGLLAGGRATRLGGIDKAWLERDGVPQVVRWQRRFAHETAALLVSANRDLHRYEAATLRAVTDRTGRDIGPLAGLDALAAACETPWLLTLPVDLVGVNECLLPTLIAAAHELGAFAVDDDGPQPLVALWRVDALRRAMPDALAGNGAVHALQRDLGMASVRLQGVRFGNLNTPDDLAAAGVVAQTKPQA, encoded by the coding sequence ATGCCGCCCATTCCCGTAAGCGACATCACCCTGGGCCTCCTCGCCGGTGGCCGAGCGACGCGGCTCGGCGGCATCGACAAGGCCTGGCTCGAACGCGACGGCGTACCGCAGGTCGTGCGCTGGCAACGGCGGTTCGCTCACGAAACCGCCGCGTTGCTTGTCAGCGCCAATCGCGATCTGCACCGTTACGAGGCCGCAACCCTGCGCGCCGTAACCGACCGGACGGGGCGCGACATCGGCCCGCTCGCCGGCCTCGACGCGCTCGCGGCCGCATGCGAGACCCCGTGGCTGCTCACGCTCCCTGTCGACCTGGTCGGCGTAAACGAATGCCTGCTGCCCACGCTCATCGCCGCCGCGCACGAGCTGGGCGCCTTCGCCGTCGACGATGACGGTCCTCAGCCGCTGGTCGCCCTGTGGCGCGTCGATGCGCTGCGCCGGGCCATGCCCGATGCGCTCGCCGGCAACGGCGCGGTGCATGCATTGCAGCGCGATCTGGGCATGGCATCCGTGCGCCTGCAGGGCGTACGCTTCGGCAACCTCAACACGCCCGACGACCTCGCCGCAGCCGGCGTCGTCGCGCAGACGAAACCCCAGGCATGA
- the moeB gene encoding molybdopterin-synthase adenylyltransferase MoeB, whose amino-acid sequence MDIELIAPAEALRRQRQGALIVDVRESHERATGYAEGALGIARGELEADPRAALPDLDADVLLICQSGRRSLQAAEALATMGYRRLASVEGGTTRWIDEGLPIARAEGDLDFYDRYSRHLRLPEVGEAGQRRLQSARIAMVGAGGLGSPAAFYLAAAGVGTIVLADDDVVDRSNLQRQILHTEDRIGVPKVESARIALSALNPTVSIETFPERITAANVERLIEGADVVIDGADNFPVRYLLNDACVKLGKPLVYGAVHRFEGQVSVFDAGRQRGHAPCYRCLFPEPPPPEAAPNCAEAGVLGVLPGVIGLLQATEAIKLILGAGEPLTGRLLHFDAMGMRFRETRLPADPDCPVCAAGREFPGYIDYAKFCAA is encoded by the coding sequence ATGGACATCGAACTCATCGCGCCTGCCGAGGCCCTGCGCCGCCAGCGCCAGGGCGCGCTCATCGTGGACGTGCGCGAGTCGCACGAACGCGCCACCGGGTACGCCGAAGGTGCGCTGGGCATCGCCCGTGGCGAGCTGGAAGCCGATCCACGCGCCGCACTCCCGGACCTGGATGCCGACGTGCTGCTGATCTGCCAGAGCGGGCGGCGATCGCTGCAGGCCGCGGAGGCGCTGGCGACGATGGGCTACCGCCGACTCGCATCGGTCGAGGGCGGCACCACGCGCTGGATCGACGAGGGCCTGCCGATCGCGCGCGCCGAAGGCGACCTGGATTTCTACGATCGCTACTCGCGACATCTGCGCCTTCCCGAAGTCGGCGAAGCGGGGCAGCGTCGGCTGCAATCCGCGCGCATCGCGATGGTCGGCGCGGGCGGGCTGGGGTCGCCTGCCGCGTTCTATCTCGCCGCCGCGGGTGTGGGCACGATCGTGCTGGCCGATGACGACGTGGTCGATCGCAGCAACCTGCAGCGGCAGATCCTGCACACCGAGGACCGCATCGGCGTGCCCAAGGTGGAGTCGGCGCGCATCGCGCTGTCGGCGCTCAATCCCACCGTGTCGATCGAGACCTTCCCCGAGCGCATCACGGCGGCCAACGTCGAGCGGCTGATCGAAGGCGCCGACGTGGTGATCGACGGCGCCGACAACTTCCCGGTGCGTTATCTGCTCAACGATGCCTGCGTGAAGCTCGGCAAGCCCCTGGTTTACGGCGCCGTGCATCGCTTCGAAGGGCAGGTGAGCGTGTTCGATGCCGGCCGCCAGCGCGGCCACGCGCCGTGCTACCGCTGCCTGTTCCCCGAACCACCACCGCCGGAAGCCGCGCCCAACTGCGCCGAAGCCGGCGTGCTGGGCGTGCTGCCGGGCGTGATCGGGCTGCTGCAGGCGACGGAGGCGATCAAGCTCATCCTCGGCGCCGGCGAACCGCTCACCGGCCGGCTTCTGCATTTCGATGCGATGGGCATGCGTTTTCGCGAGACGCGCCTGCCGGCAGATCCGGACTGCCCGGTGTGCGCGGCGGGACGGGAGTTTCCGGGCTACATCGACTACGCGAAGTTCTGCGCGGCGTGA
- the der gene encoding ribosome biogenesis GTPase Der translates to MLPLVALVGRPNVGKSTLFNALTRTRDALVHDQPGVTRDRNYGVARPEGKRAFAVVDTGGIAGEDEGLAGATARQARAAAEEADLVLFVVDGREGASALDDDILAWLRKTARPAMLVVNKTDGLDAQSAINEFARYGITDVIAVSSAHRQGIDTLIDSVLARVPEEGTATELDADPARIRVAFIGRPNVGKSTLVNRLLGEERMIASEVPGTTRDSVSIDMERDGRLYRLIDTAGLRRKSRVDEAVEKFSIVKTLQAIEQCQVAVIMLDAGEGITDQDATVLGYALDAGRALVVAVNKWDGQTDYQRQQTEALLARKLGFVDWAEAVRISAKHGSGLRELFRAIHRAHASATHEFSTSEVNKALEVAYETNPPPTVRGHVAKLRYAHPAANNPPTFVVHGTRLRTLSDTYKRYLENFFRKRFKLVGTPVRFVFKEGTNPYEGKKNVLTERQVAKKRRMIRHVKKGK, encoded by the coding sequence ATGCTTCCGCTCGTCGCCCTCGTTGGCCGTCCCAACGTCGGAAAGTCCACTCTCTTCAATGCGCTCACGCGCACCCGCGACGCCCTGGTCCATGACCAGCCCGGTGTCACGCGCGATCGCAACTACGGCGTGGCCCGGCCGGAGGGCAAGCGTGCCTTCGCCGTCGTCGACACCGGCGGCATCGCCGGCGAGGACGAGGGGCTGGCCGGCGCCACGGCGCGGCAGGCGCGCGCGGCGGCAGAGGAAGCCGACCTGGTGCTGTTCGTGGTCGATGGTCGCGAAGGCGCCTCGGCGCTGGACGACGACATCCTGGCCTGGCTGCGCAAGACCGCGCGCCCGGCGATGCTGGTGGTGAACAAGACCGACGGCCTCGACGCGCAGTCCGCGATCAACGAATTCGCCCGCTACGGCATCACCGACGTCATCGCCGTGTCCTCGGCGCACCGCCAGGGCATCGACACGCTGATCGACAGCGTCCTGGCGCGCGTGCCGGAAGAAGGCACGGCCACCGAACTGGATGCCGATCCCGCGCGCATCCGCGTGGCCTTCATCGGCCGCCCGAACGTGGGCAAGTCGACGCTGGTCAACCGCCTGCTGGGCGAGGAGCGGATGATCGCCTCCGAAGTCCCCGGCACCACGCGTGACTCGGTTTCCATCGACATGGAGCGCGACGGCCGCCTGTATCGCCTGATCGACACTGCCGGCCTGCGCCGCAAGTCGCGCGTGGACGAGGCGGTGGAGAAGTTCTCCATCGTCAAGACGTTGCAGGCGATCGAGCAGTGCCAGGTCGCCGTGATCATGCTCGACGCCGGCGAGGGCATCACCGACCAGGACGCCACCGTGCTCGGCTATGCGCTGGACGCAGGCCGCGCGCTCGTGGTTGCCGTGAACAAGTGGGACGGACAGACCGACTACCAGCGCCAGCAGACCGAGGCGCTGCTGGCGCGCAAGCTCGGCTTCGTGGACTGGGCCGAAGCGGTGCGCATCAGCGCCAAGCACGGTTCGGGCCTGCGCGAGCTGTTCCGCGCGATCCACCGCGCACACGCGTCGGCCACGCACGAATTCAGCACCAGCGAAGTCAACAAGGCGCTGGAAGTCGCGTACGAAACCAACCCGCCGCCGACGGTGCGCGGCCACGTCGCCAAGCTGCGCTATGCGCATCCGGCGGCGAACAATCCGCCGACCTTCGTCGTGCACGGCACGCGCCTGCGCACGCTCAGCGACACCTACAAGCGCTATCTGGAGAACTTCTTCCGCAAGCGCTTCAAGCTGGTGGGCACGCCGGTACGCTTCGTCTTCAAGGAAGGCACGAACCCGTATGAAGGCAAGAAGAACGTGCTGACCGAGCGTCAGGTCGCGAAGAAGCGGCGCATGATCCGGCACGTGAAGAAGGGCAAGTAA
- the bamB gene encoding outer membrane protein assembly factor BamB: MKHRSMLLRTSVVLLCAASLAGCSTIKGWFGGDKKKDDGKPNEPTELTDITPSVTVSKIWSANAGKGEGRIGVRQGPIVANGRVFAAAIEGGVHAFDLQTGKQVWEYRTEKKSNVRLSGGPGVGEGLVVIGGLDGEVIALDENTGELKWQAKVPNEVIAAPAIGMGSVFVRSNDGRVTAFDAANGERRWFWVQEVPMLSVRGNDGPVLGPGYVFIGNDDGTVSALSATDGRPMWEQAVAQPEGRTELDRMADVDGTPVLEGTMLFATSFKKQTVAIDAPSGRPMWSAEHGGAGRVGLGSDRIVVTDSTGAVFGLDKNSGGALWQQPGLVRRNVTGAAVQGDFAVVADFDGYVHWLKLDNGEFAARQRVGGKAVKAAPVVADGIAIVQNVNGELTAFRLQ; this comes from the coding sequence ATGAAGCACCGCTCCATGCTGCTGCGTACCTCCGTCGTGCTGTTGTGCGCTGCTTCGCTCGCCGGCTGCTCGACGATCAAGGGCTGGTTCGGCGGCGACAAGAAGAAGGACGACGGCAAGCCCAACGAGCCGACCGAACTGACCGACATCACGCCTTCGGTGACGGTGTCCAAGATCTGGTCGGCGAATGCGGGCAAGGGCGAGGGCCGGATCGGCGTTCGCCAGGGGCCGATCGTGGCCAATGGGCGCGTCTTCGCGGCGGCCATCGAAGGCGGCGTGCACGCCTTCGACCTGCAGACCGGCAAGCAGGTCTGGGAGTACCGCACCGAAAAGAAGAGCAACGTGCGCCTGTCCGGTGGTCCCGGCGTGGGCGAGGGGCTGGTCGTGATCGGCGGGCTGGACGGCGAGGTCATCGCCCTCGACGAAAACACCGGTGAGCTGAAGTGGCAGGCCAAGGTGCCCAACGAGGTCATCGCGGCGCCGGCCATCGGCATGGGCTCGGTGTTCGTGCGCTCCAACGACGGCCGCGTCACCGCTTTCGACGCCGCCAACGGCGAACGCCGCTGGTTCTGGGTGCAGGAAGTGCCGATGCTGTCCGTACGCGGCAACGATGGCCCGGTGCTCGGCCCCGGCTATGTCTTCATCGGCAACGATGACGGCACGGTCTCGGCGCTGTCGGCCACCGACGGCCGCCCGATGTGGGAACAGGCCGTCGCACAGCCGGAAGGTCGAACCGAACTGGATCGCATGGCCGACGTCGACGGAACGCCGGTGCTGGAAGGCACCATGCTCTTCGCGACCAGCTTCAAGAAGCAGACCGTGGCGATCGATGCGCCCAGCGGCCGCCCGATGTGGTCGGCCGAGCACGGTGGCGCCGGCCGCGTCGGCCTGGGCAGCGACCGCATCGTGGTCACCGACTCCACCGGCGCTGTCTTCGGCCTGGACAAGAACAGCGGTGGCGCCTTGTGGCAGCAGCCCGGGCTGGTTCGCCGCAACGTGACCGGCGCGGCGGTGCAGGGCGATTTCGCCGTGGTCGCCGATTTCGATGGCTACGTGCACTGGCTGAAGCTGGACAACGGCGAGTTCGCCGCACGCCAGCGCGTCGGCGGCAAGGCGGTGAAGGCCGCCCCGGTGGTCGCCGACGGCATCGCCATCGTGCAGAACGTCAACGGCGAGCTGACCGCCTTCCGCCTGCAGTAA
- a CDS encoding TetR family transcriptional regulator, whose protein sequence is MATTAHFSTKDRILGAAEELFAQFGFTGTSLRQVTSRADVNIAAVNYHFGSKENLVNEVFRRRMDDMSAQRLGALKTALEQHPGELEPILAAFVQPALAMAQDRHGGGAFVRVVARAYAEKNDRLRKFLSDHYGHVLRDFAKAIAGCVPGLTKEELYWRLDFLAGALTYAMADFGLIKRPTGVSEATHRERAARELIRFAAAGFKS, encoded by the coding sequence ATGGCCACGACCGCCCATTTCTCCACCAAGGACCGAATTCTTGGCGCTGCCGAAGAGCTGTTCGCCCAGTTCGGCTTCACCGGCACCTCCCTGCGCCAGGTCACCAGCCGCGCGGACGTCAACATTGCCGCGGTCAACTACCACTTCGGCAGCAAGGAGAACCTTGTCAACGAGGTGTTCCGCCGCCGCATGGACGACATGAGCGCGCAGCGCCTGGGCGCGCTGAAAACCGCGCTGGAACAGCATCCGGGCGAACTCGAGCCGATCCTGGCCGCCTTCGTCCAGCCCGCGCTGGCGATGGCCCAGGACCGCCACGGCGGCGGCGCCTTCGTCCGCGTCGTGGCCCGCGCCTATGCCGAAAAGAACGACCGCCTGCGCAAGTTCCTGTCGGACCACTACGGCCACGTGCTCCGCGATTTCGCCAAGGCGATCGCCGGCTGCGTGCCGGGCCTGACCAAGGAAGAGCTGTACTGGCGTTTGGACTTCCTCGCCGGCGCCCTCACCTATGCCATGGCGGATTTCGGGCTGATCAAGCGCCCCACCGGTGTCAGCGAGGCGACCCATCGCGAACGCGCGGCACGCGAGCTGATCCGCTTCGCCGCGGCCGGTTTCAAATCTTGA
- the ndk gene encoding nucleoside-diphosphate kinase: MALERTLSIIKPDAVAKNVIGEIYTRFEKAGLKVVASKMKHLSKQEAEGFYAVHRERPFFNALVEFMISGPVMIQALEGEGAVLKNRDLMGATNPKDAAPGTIRADFADSIDANAVHGSDSLENAAIEIAYFFPATDVFGR; encoded by the coding sequence ATGGCGCTGGAGCGCACCCTTTCGATCATCAAGCCCGACGCCGTCGCGAAGAACGTCATCGGTGAGATCTACACCCGCTTCGAGAAGGCCGGCCTGAAGGTCGTCGCTTCGAAGATGAAGCACCTGTCGAAGCAGGAAGCCGAAGGTTTCTACGCCGTGCACCGCGAGCGTCCGTTCTTCAACGCACTCGTCGAGTTCATGATCTCGGGCCCGGTGATGATCCAGGCACTCGAAGGCGAGGGCGCGGTGCTGAAGAACCGCGACCTGATGGGCGCCACCAATCCGAAGGACGCCGCGCCGGGCACGATCCGCGCCGACTTCGCCGACAGCATCGACGCCAACGCCGTGCACGGTTCGGACAGCCTGGAGAACGCCGCGATCGAAATCGCGTACTTCTTCCCGGCCACCGACGTGTTCGGTCGCTAA
- the rlmN gene encoding 23S rRNA (adenine(2503)-C(2))-methyltransferase RlmN, which produces MNPAPASAGARTNLFDLDRASLERFFEETLGEKKFRAHQVMKWIHHRYVTDFADMTDLGKALRAKLEQHAEVRVPQVVFDKASTDGTHKWLLGMDPKNAIETVYIPDKGRGTLCVSSQVGCALNCQFCSTATQGFNRNLSTAEIIGQVWVAARHLGNVPHQQRRLTNVVMMGMGEPLANFDNVVRAMSIMRDDLGYGLANKRVTLSTAGMVPMIDRLALESDVSLAVSLHAPNDELRSELVPLNKKYPIEQLMDACVRYALRKRGTSVTFEYTLMKGVNDQPQHARQLLRLLRQFDNAVQMKDAAKVNLIPFNPFPGTRFERPDDAAIRAFQKLLNEAGMIAPVRRTRGDDIDAACGQLKGQVMDRTRRQAEFQKQLKAQGLGNEAA; this is translated from the coding sequence ATGAATCCCGCGCCGGCCTCGGCCGGCGCGCGGACCAACCTGTTCGACCTCGACCGCGCCTCGCTCGAGCGTTTCTTCGAAGAGACGCTCGGCGAGAAGAAGTTCCGCGCGCACCAGGTGATGAAGTGGATCCACCACCGCTACGTCACCGATTTCGCCGACATGACCGATCTGGGCAAGGCGCTGCGCGCCAAGCTCGAGCAGCACGCTGAAGTCCGCGTGCCGCAGGTGGTGTTCGACAAGGCATCCACCGACGGCACGCACAAGTGGCTGCTCGGCATGGATCCCAAGAATGCCATCGAAACCGTGTACATCCCCGACAAGGGGCGCGGCACGTTGTGCGTGTCCTCGCAGGTGGGCTGCGCGCTCAACTGCCAGTTCTGTTCCACCGCCACCCAGGGCTTCAACCGCAACCTCTCCACCGCCGAGATCATCGGCCAGGTGTGGGTCGCCGCGCGCCACCTGGGCAACGTCCCGCATCAGCAGCGCCGACTCACCAACGTGGTGATGATGGGCATGGGCGAGCCGCTGGCGAATTTCGACAACGTCGTGCGCGCGATGAGCATCATGCGCGACGACCTGGGCTACGGCCTGGCGAACAAGCGCGTCACGCTCTCGACCGCCGGCATGGTACCGATGATCGACCGCCTCGCGCTGGAGAGCGACGTCTCGCTCGCCGTCTCGCTGCATGCGCCCAACGACGAGCTGCGCAGCGAGCTGGTGCCGCTCAACAAGAAGTACCCGATCGAGCAGTTGATGGACGCCTGCGTGCGCTATGCGCTGCGCAAGCGCGGCACGTCGGTCACCTTCGAGTACACGCTCATGAAGGGCGTGAACGATCAGCCGCAGCACGCGCGCCAGTTGCTGCGCCTGTTGCGCCAGTTCGACAACGCCGTGCAGATGAAGGACGCGGCGAAGGTCAACCTGATCCCGTTCAACCCGTTCCCCGGCACCCGTTTCGAGCGCCCGGACGACGCGGCCATCCGTGCCTTCCAGAAGCTGCTCAACGAGGCCGGGATGATCGCCCCCGTGCGCCGCACCCGCGGTGACGACATCGATGCCGCCTGCGGTCAGCTCAAGGGGCAGGTCATGGACCGCACCCGGCGCCAGGCGGAATTCCAGAAACAACTGAAGGCGCAGGGCCTCGGCAACGAGGCGGCGTGA
- a CDS encoding RodZ domain-containing protein, translated as MNSNQLAPEMGASIGVRLKQAREEAGLSQEDVAASLKIPVKVIRQLESGDSSQLGAPVFVRGQLRSYARLLGVTLEEELGQAARPIAPSELVSHTHTPRYRRVFEQATRRAIYIVLTAAIAVPIWMASRELKKDDTQVETLDVATAPAGDATNAQPAAPTPGHRTPLVASMATLPSQPAATQPALSLTFTGNSWVEVRGADGRVLESGELGTGQQRNYTVGEVSRIVLGNSSAVQVRQAGRTVDLTPFSRANVARFTLSSDGSLTPGD; from the coding sequence ATGAACTCGAACCAACTCGCGCCTGAGATGGGCGCCAGCATAGGCGTGCGTCTGAAGCAGGCCCGCGAAGAGGCGGGGCTGTCGCAGGAGGACGTCGCTGCCAGTCTGAAGATTCCGGTCAAGGTGATCCGGCAACTCGAATCGGGGGATTCGAGTCAGCTCGGCGCACCGGTCTTCGTCCGTGGTCAGCTGCGCAGCTATGCCCGCCTGCTCGGGGTCACCCTCGAGGAAGAGCTGGGGCAGGCCGCCCGCCCGATCGCACCGTCCGAACTGGTCAGCCACACGCACACGCCGCGCTACCGCCGCGTGTTCGAGCAGGCCACCCGGCGCGCGATCTATATCGTGCTGACGGCGGCCATCGCGGTGCCGATCTGGATGGCCTCGCGCGAACTCAAGAAGGACGACACCCAGGTCGAGACGCTGGACGTGGCGACCGCTCCCGCAGGTGACGCGACAAATGCCCAGCCGGCCGCGCCGACGCCGGGACATCGCACGCCGCTGGTCGCCTCCATGGCGACGTTGCCGAGCCAGCCCGCCGCCACGCAGCCGGCGTTGTCGCTCACTTTCACCGGCAACAGCTGGGTCGAAGTGCGTGGCGCTGACGGCCGCGTGCTTGAGAGCGGTGAGCTGGGCACGGGTCAGCAGCGCAATTACACGGTCGGCGAAGTCTCGCGCATCGTGCTCGGCAATTCTTCGGCGGTCCAAGTCCGCCAGGCCGGCCGCACCGTCGATCTGACGCCGTTCAGCCGAGCGAACGTGGCGCGCTTTACGCTATCCTCTGACGGTTCCCTCACGCCGGGCGACTGA